The Candidatus Poribacteria bacterium genome window below encodes:
- the mnmA gene encoding tRNA 2-thiouridine(34) synthase MnmA produces VATQLGIPFYGVNYEDAFREQIIDYFVDEYLIGRTPSPCMVCNRELKFGRLLDLAKTLECDAIATGHYARVEQDSETGRYLLRKARDVSKDQSYFLAALTQEQLKCAMMPLGEYTKAEVRDLARKYELRTAEKIESQELCFVADTNYRRFLQDRVPEKIEGGDIVDTEGNVLGRHEGVPFYTVGQRRGLGIAVGKPLYVTQLNAEKNTVVVGDSDALLEDTMHVERINLIAIEKLTEPIRAHVKIRSRDNGGPATISPISDTEAVVKFDEPRRAITPGQATVFYDGEYVLGGGWIVDPRDTTMER; encoded by the coding sequence GTCGCCACACAACTCGGCATCCCTTTCTACGGCGTGAACTACGAGGACGCTTTCCGCGAGCAGATTATCGACTATTTTGTGGACGAATACCTCATTGGGAGGACACCCAGTCCTTGTATGGTATGTAACCGAGAACTCAAGTTTGGAAGACTTCTTGACCTTGCCAAAACGTTGGAGTGCGATGCCATCGCCACGGGACACTATGCCCGCGTTGAGCAAGATTCAGAAACCGGACGCTATCTCTTACGTAAAGCACGCGATGTCAGCAAAGACCAATCCTATTTCCTCGCCGCACTCACACAGGAACAGTTGAAATGTGCCATGATGCCCCTCGGTGAATACACGAAAGCCGAGGTCCGTGACCTTGCCAGAAAATATGAGTTGCGCACGGCTGAAAAGATTGAAAGTCAAGAACTCTGCTTCGTTGCTGATACCAATTATAGACGCTTCCTCCAAGACAGGGTTCCTGAGAAAATTGAGGGCGGCGATATTGTTGATACGGAAGGCAATGTCCTCGGTAGGCATGAGGGTGTGCCGTTTTATACCGTTGGACAGCGGCGCGGGTTAGGTATTGCAGTCGGCAAACCGCTCTATGTAACGCAGCTCAACGCAGAGAAAAATACTGTCGTTGTCGGCGATTCCGATGCACTCCTTGAGGACACGATGCATGTTGAGCGCATCAACCTCATCGCTATTGAGAAGTTGACGGAACCGATCCGTGCGCACGTCAAAATCCGATCCCGTGATAATGGCGGTCCTGCAACAATTTCTCCGATCAGTGATACTGAGGCAGTCGTGAAGTTTGACGAACCGCGTCGCGCCATTACCCCCGGACAAGCCACCGTCTTCTACGACGGTGAATACGTCCTCGGTGGCGGTTGGATTGTGGATCCTCGCGACACCACTATGGAACGGTAA
- the miaA gene encoding tRNA (adenosine(37)-N6)-dimethylallyltransferase MiaA, producing MKSELICLLGPTAVGKTEIAIQLAQQLDAEIVSVDSRQIYRQMDIGTAKPTPEEQKAARHRLIDCVDISQSFSVADYQSLADAAIADIQDRDKRVLLVGGAGLYFRSIVDGLFEGPGADPALRERLEREAVQHGVDVLHDRLRACDPASAERIHPNNIVRVIRALEVYELTGTLMSELQQQWHPEKQRYPFIAFCLTMPRALLYHRIEQRVDIMLANGLIAEVESLLAAGYARGTVALQSFGYRELIAYLDGECTYLEAVKQLKQNTRRFAKRQLTWFRKDTRIEWIDRSAIPDIVAFLLEKIGDV from the coding sequence ATGAAATCAGAACTCATCTGTCTCCTCGGGCCCACAGCAGTCGGTAAAACAGAGATAGCCATTCAACTTGCACAACAACTTGATGCCGAGATCGTTTCTGTCGATTCCCGCCAAATCTATCGACAGATGGACATCGGCACCGCCAAACCCACCCCTGAAGAACAAAAAGCAGCACGGCACCGCCTCATAGACTGTGTGGACATCTCACAATCCTTTTCTGTCGCCGACTATCAATCCCTTGCAGACGCAGCGATCGCCGACATCCAAGACAGAGACAAGCGGGTACTGCTTGTCGGGGGTGCGGGTCTCTATTTCCGCTCGATTGTTGACGGTTTGTTTGAGGGACCGGGGGCGGATCCCGCACTTCGAGAACGACTTGAACGGGAGGCAGTACAACACGGTGTTGATGTCCTCCACGACAGACTCCGTGCCTGCGATCCAGCATCTGCTGAGCGAATTCATCCCAACAACATCGTCCGCGTTATCCGTGCCTTAGAAGTCTATGAATTGACAGGCACACTCATGTCCGAACTCCAACAGCAGTGGCACCCGGAAAAACAGCGGTATCCGTTCATCGCCTTCTGCCTGACGATGCCGCGTGCGCTACTGTACCACCGTATTGAGCAACGTGTAGATATAATGCTTGCGAATGGACTGATAGCAGAGGTGGAATCGTTGTTAGCAGCCGGATATGCGCGTGGGACAGTCGCACTCCAAAGTTTTGGTTACAGAGAATTAATCGCGTATCTGGACGGAGAATGTACATATCTGGAAGCGGTCAAGCAGTTGAAGCAGAACACCCGCCGTTTCGCCAAACGGCAGCTAACGTGGTTCCGTAAGGACACGCGTATTGAGTGGATAGATCGGAGCGCAATACCTGATATTGTTGCGTTTCTACTGGAGAAAATTGGGGATGTATAG
- a CDS encoding AAA-like domain-containing protein, with the protein MRHFGTQGPVNPQEHYVVSRTEEVVDFINRVEQGKYIVLFAPRQTGKTTFFQDALAALIAGSASVEQPIDYFPIQLNFDVCKNLTLSTFYEYLYEQMREEIEAVFQGRGCVPSEALRGFLEGTTLTNHLSMMRFFKRFARFLDAEHAGQQVVIVIDEFDGIPQVALSDFLHTLRHIYIAGKPRCPHSVGIIGVKSIAQLNYDRSISPFNIQDEFHLPNFTLEQVHELLGQYTDEVGQVFVPEVIASIHKQTAGQPFLVSRFAQILTEELDIPKREPITMVHFSKAHAQLLHERNTNIEHLTTNIRKNPRFESVLMRIMARDEGVDFNMDDDIINELAMYGVIKRARDGMCEILNPIYLYRIIRTFKPTMNGLEHQYLPGGTDEEFLNYVTPIGQIDMAPLLDNFRDFIARAGFKILQVPDTPQESVGRHLLLAYLDQFVKIIGGFMYIEVQTGRGRMDIIIIHNQKKYIVETKIWRGDSRYQAGKKQLASYLKSEGTIEGYYIVFDHREKPEPRVETETIEGLTIRSYLIPVMQELPSEVQNTSEMR; encoded by the coding sequence ATGAGACATTTTGGAACACAGGGTCCCGTCAATCCCCAAGAACACTACGTTGTTTCACGTACCGAAGAAGTTGTCGATTTCATCAACCGTGTTGAACAAGGTAAATATATTGTCTTGTTCGCACCACGTCAAACAGGAAAAACTACCTTCTTTCAAGATGCCTTAGCAGCACTTATAGCTGGTTCAGCGTCAGTTGAGCAGCCTATAGACTATTTTCCAATTCAACTGAATTTTGATGTCTGTAAAAACCTTACCTTGTCTACTTTCTATGAATATCTCTATGAACAAATGCGTGAAGAGATAGAAGCCGTTTTCCAAGGGCGAGGATGTGTCCCCTCTGAGGCTTTACGCGGATTTTTGGAAGGGACAACTTTAACAAATCATCTTTCAATGATGAGATTTTTTAAACGGTTCGCACGTTTTCTGGACGCTGAACATGCTGGGCAGCAGGTTGTAATCGTCATTGATGAGTTTGATGGTATCCCGCAGGTTGCGTTGAGTGATTTTCTTCATACGCTCCGCCATATCTACATTGCCGGTAAACCTCGGTGCCCACATAGCGTTGGCATCATTGGTGTCAAAAGTATCGCTCAACTTAACTATGACCGCTCGATTTCTCCGTTCAATATTCAAGATGAATTCCATCTACCCAACTTTACCCTCGAACAGGTCCATGAACTGCTTGGGCAATATACGGACGAAGTCGGACAAGTTTTTGTCCCAGAAGTTATAGCATCTATCCATAAGCAGACTGCTGGACAACCCTTCCTTGTAAGTCGATTCGCACAGATTCTCACAGAAGAATTGGACATCCCGAAAAGGGAACCGATTACCATGGTGCACTTTTCAAAGGCACACGCACAGCTGCTACATGAACGGAACACCAATATTGAGCATCTGACAACCAATATCCGCAAAAACCCGCGCTTTGAAAGTGTGCTGATGCGGATTATGGCGCGAGATGAAGGCGTAGACTTCAATATGGACGATGACATCATCAATGAACTTGCCATGTATGGTGTCATCAAAAGAGCCCGTGATGGTATGTGTGAAATTCTCAATCCAATTTATCTCTATCGCATCATAAGAACCTTTAAACCGACGATGAATGGATTAGAGCATCAGTACCTTCCTGGAGGTACCGATGAGGAATTTCTCAATTATGTTACACCTATAGGACAGATTGATATGGCACCATTACTTGACAACTTTCGGGATTTCATTGCTCGTGCAGGGTTCAAAATTCTACAAGTTCCTGATACGCCACAAGAATCTGTTGGTAGACATCTTCTGCTTGCGTATCTCGACCAGTTTGTTAAGATCATCGGCGGTTTTATGTACATTGAAGTTCAGACGGGTCGAGGTAGGATGGACATCATTATCATCCACAACCAGAAAAAATATATAGTAGAAACGAAAATTTGGAGAGGCGACAGTCGTTATCAGGCGGGTAAAAAGCAGCTTGCCTCATATCTCAAATCAGAGGGGACTATAGAGGGGTACTATATTGTCTTTGATCATCGGGAAAAGCCGGAACCACGAGTAGAGACAGAAACAATAGAGGGATTGACGATTCGGAGTTATCTTATTCCTGTGATGCAAGAGCTGCCTTCAGAGGTTCAAAATACTTCTGAGATGCGGTAA
- the recQ gene encoding DNA helicase RecQ, whose protein sequence is MRVLIVAKTRMGKGACIGAITETGKSVRLIPFNADPHDGGNKEYEVGEIWEISAEPETSLIPPHNENIVVYKKSRLHPAKDTKDLVSAIELLMPPKTGDPRELYEGLLKTTSSGSLYIAVDGDIPSYSTTFWRPDQPLTRDTKEKRIRYRYPTENGNCTLTFVGFQEPIETIPAGMLLRVSLAHRWRPKDQPDAEERHYAQLSGWFFEEVEHGQSERPREQEQPSPAISTQTSLDILTDIFGHEEFRPFQETIINHILKRQDALIVLPTGGGKSLCYQLPALMFDGVTVVVSPLISLMQDQVMQLQNHGIRAAFLNHTVGNTEYVATMQQVRQGEIKLLYVAPETLVRPEILVMLEDSDVACLAIDEAHCISEWGHDFRQEYRQLVSIRERFQNAVCIALTATATPRVQNDIKKLLKFDEGNEFIGSFDRENLFMAVEPKVELLEQTLAFLNRHRGESGIIYCQTKKQVESLCRNLTARRISVRPYHADLDNTTRKQNQEAFINGEIQVIVATIAFGMGIDKADVRFVLHAGLPKEPESYYQEIGRSGRDGLPAECLLLFSYGDVDTINHFIEQGAQSEKQGRLERSQTLISWATSIACRRKVLLTYFGEQYDQENCGMCDNCRKSETERVDLTIPAQKFLSCVLRTEELFGEAYIIDVLRGSKQKKILDNRHDRLSTYSIGMEYSRTQWRYLSHQFLQHKLLERDARHGSLRVTQKGWGVLNSKDKFWGFSVESVDILTSEVSFEYASELFELLRAERDKIAEVEGVHPNAVFHDKALQAMATYFPTSEESFRVMQGVGPAKTEKYSDVFLPIIRAYCKEYGTNPVARPTEASNTDPPTSAEPNAQTLELFELLRDKRKTVADKEGVPAFVVFHDKTLREMATTFPRTREAFTQIHGVSVTKMEKYADDFLPIICAYCEEHGID, encoded by the coding sequence GTGAGAGTATTAATTGTTGCGAAAACCCGAATGGGCAAGGGCGCGTGTATCGGAGCGATTACTGAAACAGGAAAAAGCGTCCGACTCATTCCGTTTAACGCTGACCCACATGACGGCGGGAACAAAGAATATGAGGTTGGTGAGATTTGGGAGATTTCCGCCGAACCCGAAACTTCGTTGATTCCGCCGCATAACGAAAACATTGTTGTTTATAAAAAATCACGCCTTCACCCTGCAAAAGACACAAAAGATTTAGTAAGTGCTATTGAACTTTTGATGCCGCCGAAAACTGGGGATCCACGAGAGCTTTATGAAGGCTTATTGAAAACGACAAGTAGCGGTTCGCTCTACATCGCTGTGGACGGTGATATTCCCTCTTACAGTACTACGTTTTGGAGGCCGGATCAACCGCTTACTCGCGATACAAAAGAGAAACGAATACGATATCGCTACCCTACCGAAAATGGGAACTGTACGCTCACCTTTGTCGGTTTTCAAGAACCGATTGAGACAATTCCTGCAGGTATGCTTCTGCGTGTATCGCTGGCACATCGGTGGAGACCAAAAGATCAGCCTGATGCTGAAGAACGGCACTACGCGCAGCTCTCTGGCTGGTTTTTTGAAGAAGTAGAACACGGACAATCGGAACGTCCCAGAGAACAGGAACAGCCTTCACCCGCAATTTCAACGCAAACTTCTTTAGATATCCTCACAGACATTTTCGGACATGAAGAGTTTCGTCCATTTCAGGAAACTATCATCAACCACATCCTAAAACGACAGGATGCCCTGATTGTTTTACCGACAGGTGGCGGGAAATCGCTCTGTTATCAATTGCCTGCACTCATGTTTGATGGGGTAACCGTCGTTGTTTCACCCCTAATTTCACTCATGCAGGATCAGGTGATGCAACTCCAAAATCATGGTATCCGCGCAGCGTTCCTCAATCATACCGTTGGTAACACAGAATACGTCGCTACGATGCAGCAGGTCAGACAGGGTGAAATCAAGCTGCTTTACGTTGCCCCTGAAACGCTCGTTCGCCCGGAAATACTTGTTATGCTTGAGGATTCAGATGTTGCCTGTCTTGCGATTGATGAAGCCCATTGTATTTCAGAGTGGGGACACGACTTTCGGCAGGAATATCGACAGTTAGTTTCTATTCGCGAACGCTTCCAAAACGCCGTTTGTATCGCCCTAACGGCTACTGCGACCCCGCGGGTTCAAAATGACATCAAAAAATTACTCAAGTTTGACGAGGGAAACGAGTTCATAGGCAGTTTTGACCGAGAAAATCTATTCATGGCTGTTGAACCGAAAGTTGAATTGCTGGAACAGACGCTCGCGTTTCTTAATAGGCATCGCGGTGAATCTGGCATTATATATTGTCAAACCAAGAAACAGGTTGAATCGCTCTGTCGTAATTTAACCGCCAGACGCATCTCAGTACGTCCTTACCATGCAGACCTTGATAACACAACGCGGAAACAGAATCAAGAAGCTTTTATTAATGGCGAGATCCAAGTGATCGTCGCCACCATTGCGTTCGGTATGGGAATAGATAAAGCGGACGTGCGCTTTGTTCTACACGCTGGGTTGCCAAAGGAACCTGAGTCTTACTACCAGGAGATCGGACGTAGCGGTCGCGATGGACTTCCAGCCGAATGTCTCTTGCTATTTAGTTACGGCGATGTTGACACCATCAATCATTTCATCGAGCAAGGCGCGCAATCCGAAAAACAGGGACGACTGGAAAGATCACAAACACTAATTTCGTGGGCAACGTCAATAGCGTGTCGTCGAAAAGTGTTATTAACTTATTTTGGCGAGCAATACGACCAGGAAAATTGTGGGATGTGTGACAACTGCCGTAAATCGGAAACGGAGCGAGTTGACTTAACAATACCGGCGCAAAAATTTCTTTCCTGTGTCCTTCGGACAGAAGAACTATTTGGGGAAGCATATATTATTGATGTCTTACGGGGGTCAAAGCAGAAAAAAATTCTTGATAACAGACACGACAGACTCTCCACATACAGCATTGGTATGGAATACAGCAGAACGCAGTGGAGATATTTGTCTCATCAATTCCTCCAACACAAATTACTTGAACGAGATGCGCGGCACGGCAGCCTCCGCGTAACTCAGAAAGGTTGGGGAGTACTCAATAGCAAAGATAAATTTTGGGGATTTTCGGTGGAATCGGTAGATATTCTCACATCCGAAGTGTCCTTTGAATATGCTTCGGAACTCTTTGAATTACTTCGGGCTGAACGAGACAAAATCGCTGAGGTGGAGGGTGTACACCCTAATGCGGTTTTTCACGATAAAGCATTGCAAGCGATGGCGACCTATTTTCCGACATCTGAAGAATCGTTCAGAGTGATGCAAGGTGTGGGACCCGCAAAAACCGAAAAATACAGTGATGTCTTTTTGCCTATCATTCGTGCCTATTGTAAAGAATATGGAACGAATCCGGTAGCGCGCCCGACTGAGGCATCGAATACCGATCCACCAACCTCCGCAGAACCGAACGCACAAACTCTGGAACTTTTCGAGCTACTTCGCGATAAACGCAAAACTGTGGCAGATAAAGAAGGGGTTCCGGCGTTTGTCGTCTTCCACGACAAGACGTTACGGGAAATGGCGACCACTTTTCCGCGAACCAGAGAAGCGTTCACACAGATTCATGGTGTTAGTGTTACGAAAATGGAAAAATACGCCGATGACTTTTTGCCGATTATCTGTGCGTACTGCGAAGAACATGGTATTGATTGA
- a CDS encoding DUF488 domain-containing protein — MKKIKIITIGVYGFDETGFFDALCKAKVDTFCDIRSRRGVRGATYAFANSKRLQARLSELDIRYIYRKDLGPTKIVREKQAAADKATKTAKRKRTTLGEAFIEAYHTECLAEFEPQSLLDELESDAKVVALFCVETAPEACHRSLVADKLAQAFNLEVEDILP, encoded by the coding sequence ATGAAGAAAATCAAAATTATTACGATCGGTGTATACGGCTTTGATGAGACCGGCTTTTTCGACGCTTTATGCAAGGCAAAAGTTGATACGTTCTGCGATATTCGCAGCCGACGCGGTGTACGCGGTGCGACCTATGCCTTCGCTAATAGTAAGCGGTTACAGGCACGACTATCGGAACTCGACATCCGATACATCTATAGAAAAGATTTGGGACCGACGAAAATTGTCCGAGAAAAACAAGCAGCGGCAGATAAAGCAACCAAAACGGCTAAACGCAAACGCACCACATTGGGCGAAGCGTTTATCGAAGCCTATCATACCGAATGCCTTGCCGAATTTGAACCCCAAAGCCTGCTGGATGAATTGGAATCGGATGCTAAAGTTGTAGCACTCTTTTGTGTGGAAACCGCGCCGGAGGCATGCCACCGTTCGTTGGTAGCGGATAAACTGGCACAAGCATTCAATCTGGAGGTTGAAGATATTTTACCGTGA
- a CDS encoding DUF488 domain-containing protein encodes MILCIIMEKSSDSIPIYTIGYGNRSIEELIEVLHQHEIAYLIDVRSAPYSRYKPEFSKAPLANQLEQHGIRYVFMGDTLGGRPDDETCYVNGKVDYEKVKATVFYQHGIERLHTAFLQQQSVVLMCSEGKPEECHRCKLIGATLTTQNIPVIHIDENNEQVTQEKVIERLTGGQLSLFGENTFHSRKKYS; translated from the coding sequence ATGATACTATGTATTATCATGGAAAAATCGTCTGACTCTATTCCAATTTACACGATAGGCTACGGAAACCGATCAATAGAGGAGCTCATTGAAGTGCTGCACCAGCACGAAATTGCCTACCTCATTGATGTCCGTTCCGCGCCCTACTCGCGCTACAAACCGGAATTCTCCAAAGCACCGTTAGCGAATCAACTGGAACAGCACGGCATCCGCTACGTGTTCATGGGAGACACACTCGGTGGCAGACCCGACGACGAAACGTGTTACGTCAACGGAAAGGTCGATTACGAAAAGGTCAAAGCCACAGTATTCTATCAGCACGGGATTGAACGCCTCCATACTGCCTTTCTGCAACAACAATCCGTCGTTCTGATGTGTAGCGAGGGAAAGCCTGAAGAATGTCACCGATGCAAACTCATCGGAGCGACTCTTACAACACAGAATATCCCGGTTATTCATATCGACGAAAACAACGAGCAAGTAACACAGGAAAAAGTCATCGAACGTCTGACAGGTGGACAATTGTCGTTGTTTGGTGAAAACACGTTCCACTCTCGGAAAAAATACTCCTAA
- a CDS encoding GNAT family N-acetyltransferase, translated as MKNYSVRMLRENMENIPQFPIPEGYAIRNYRRNEGHIWTRILKAGEPYMKIDDGLFDREFGRYLSVLEDRSFYLTTDAGEEIGTITAWWQNIDGEVWGQIHWVVIHPDYQGRGLSKPMMSVAMTRLRQSHERCFLGTSTGRMAAIKVYLDFGFIPDLSVENSREAWTEVASVLAHPIFKELNF; from the coding sequence ATGAAAAACTACAGCGTTAGAATGCTTCGTGAGAACATGGAAAATATCCCACAATTCCCGATTCCAGAGGGGTATGCTATCCGGAATTATCGCCGGAATGAGGGACATATCTGGACACGTATTCTAAAAGCAGGCGAACCTTACATGAAAATTGACGACGGGCTTTTTGATCGTGAGTTTGGACGCTATCTTTCAGTGCTGGAGGATAGAAGTTTTTACCTAACGACGGACGCGGGCGAGGAAATCGGCACAATCACGGCGTGGTGGCAAAATATAGATGGAGAAGTATGGGGACAGATCCACTGGGTCGTGATTCATCCCGACTATCAAGGACGTGGACTTTCCAAACCCATGATGTCTGTGGCGATGACCCGCCTGAGACAATCCCATGAACGCTGTTTTCTTGGCACGTCGACCGGACGTATGGCAGCGATCAAAGTCTATCTCGATTTCGGGTTCATCCCAGACCTCTCAGTTGAGAATAGTAGAGAAGCTTGGACAGAAGTCGCCTCCGTTTTGGCACACCCAATTTTTAAGGAATTGAATTTTTAG
- a CDS encoding SpoIIE family protein phosphatase, producing MRQGLILTSYLILAAFGFVSQGAAQESNFVPVTGIRVLTLEAVHSGAVLSSAPWKYHPGDNPEWASPTFDDTAWESISTLLSGKVLSENRWEGIGWFRLHLSVPDEQLWNLPLALHVTYQAGAAEIYLDGELIYKFGTVGTRRGEEKPYWERNPQVISFSGKTDHVIAVRYSNFSSPKVIPIRGFELRLTELNPNIKRHVTIVREVTTFQMVWTAISIFMMLQHLLLFIFYPRARENFYFAISIGSIGAFVFLGFQLVFLATSVTQMLFLLQLLVCVYVLMFLAGMLFLYTLFYPKLPKLFWFFLMGWVIPICLIFLDVDTAPMFGATMGGITVSGTQIQFEVSLAGFLFLSLLTALTFLEMARVIIVAIFKKKDGAWIFGLGSLMPIILPFMFTFFVSYTRYDGNINWQFSALAITLAPLFSMSVYLARNFSRTHRKLETEALERQLLEVENTRKTEELEEARKLQMSMLPQDVPQLPNLEVAFKMQPATEVGGDYYDYNLTEDNRLTLAIGDATGHGMNAGLVVSAVKSLFKTSAPDADNLETLDRISQGIKSMNLKRLYMVMTLITFNHNKLDLAGAGMPPTLIYRANEDLVEEILLEGMPLGGFIGAEREEASFELQPGDTLLFMSDGLPEMLNPENEMLDYPKTKELFAEVASQSPQMIIDHLFNAGMSWAQGRPPEDDVTLVVMKMK from the coding sequence ATGAGGCAAGGGTTGATTCTAACTTCCTATCTCATTTTAGCGGCGTTCGGATTTGTATCGCAAGGAGCTGCGCAAGAGAGCAACTTTGTGCCGGTCACCGGTATACGTGTGCTGACATTAGAGGCTGTCCATTCGGGGGCAGTTTTGTCCTCTGCCCCTTGGAAGTATCATCCGGGTGATAATCCGGAATGGGCAAGTCCAACCTTTGATGATACCGCGTGGGAATCCATAAGTACACTACTGTCCGGAAAGGTACTCTCCGAAAATAGATGGGAGGGTATCGGTTGGTTCAGACTTCATCTGTCCGTTCCTGACGAGCAGCTCTGGAATCTGCCGTTGGCACTTCATGTAACATATCAAGCGGGTGCGGCTGAAATCTATCTTGATGGGGAGTTGATTTATAAATTTGGCACAGTTGGAACGCGGAGAGGAGAAGAAAAACCGTATTGGGAGCGCAACCCGCAAGTGATTTCGTTCTCCGGCAAAACCGATCATGTCATCGCAGTTCGGTATTCCAATTTCTCTTCTCCCAAGGTGATACCGATACGTGGCTTTGAACTCAGATTGACAGAACTGAATCCGAACATTAAAAGACATGTCACCATTGTTCGCGAAGTCACCACTTTTCAGATGGTGTGGACGGCGATTTCGATTTTCATGATGCTGCAGCACTTGTTGTTGTTTATCTTTTATCCTCGGGCACGCGAAAACTTTTATTTTGCAATCTCGATAGGGAGCATTGGTGCTTTTGTTTTCCTTGGCTTCCAGCTTGTCTTTTTAGCAACAAGTGTAACACAAATGCTGTTTCTACTTCAGTTACTTGTGTGCGTTTATGTACTGATGTTTTTGGCAGGAATGCTATTTCTCTACACGCTCTTTTATCCGAAGTTGCCCAAACTGTTTTGGTTCTTTCTTATGGGTTGGGTTATACCTATCTGCTTGATTTTCCTTGATGTTGATACTGCGCCAATGTTCGGAGCGACTATGGGGGGAATCACAGTGTCTGGTACCCAAATTCAATTCGAGGTATCCCTCGCTGGGTTTCTATTCCTATCTCTATTAACCGCTCTCACGTTTTTAGAGATGGCACGTGTGATTATCGTCGCCATCTTCAAGAAAAAAGATGGCGCGTGGATTTTTGGGCTTGGTTCGCTCATGCCTATTATCCTTCCCTTCATGTTCACTTTTTTCGTCTCATATACAAGATATGATGGAAACATAAACTGGCAATTTAGTGCACTCGCTATAACCCTCGCCCCGCTTTTTTCTATGTCGGTTTATCTTGCTCGCAATTTCTCCCGAACGCACCGAAAACTTGAGACGGAGGCACTTGAGCGGCAACTCTTGGAGGTTGAGAACACCCGCAAAACGGAGGAGTTGGAAGAGGCACGTAAACTCCAGATGTCGATGCTACCGCAAGACGTACCCCAACTTCCTAACCTTGAGGTCGCATTCAAAATGCAACCGGCAACAGAGGTCGGGGGTGATTATTATGACTACAATCTTACGGAGGACAACCGACTTACACTTGCAATCGGAGATGCCACGGGACACGGCATGAATGCTGGACTCGTCGTTTCCGCCGTCAAGAGCCTCTTCAAGACATCGGCACCGGATGCTGACAACTTAGAAACGCTTGACCGTATCTCACAAGGCATTAAGAGCATGAATCTAAAGAGGTTGTACATGGTGATGACGCTCATCACGTTCAACCACAATAAATTGGACCTTGCAGGGGCAGGGATGCCACCTACACTCATCTATCGAGCGAACGAAGACCTTGTTGAGGAAATATTGCTTGAAGGCATGCCGTTGGGTGGGTTTATCGGAGCGGAACGAGAAGAAGCGTCGTTTGAGCTCCAACCGGGCGATACGCTCCTGTTTATGAGTGACGGTCTGCCAGAAATGTTGAACCCTGAAAACGAAATGTTGGACTATCCAAAAACGAAGGAACTCTTTGCGGAGGTAGCGAGTCAATCACCCCAAATGATTATCGACCATCTCTTCAATGCGGGCATGTCATGGGCACAGGGAAGACCACCAGAAGATGATGTGACACTTGTTGTGATGAAGATGAAGTGA